In Candidatus Methanomethylophilaceae archaeon, the sequence CCGCCAGATGAACGGGTGAGTGATTATGGGACGCAGAGAAGACAACGCGAAGAAAGCAGTCGAACTGATGAAAGATCAGAAGCTGATCAGGAACCTGGGGACTGCCGCGCACATCGACCACGGAAAGACCACCTTCTCCGACAACCTCATCGCCGGAGCAGGGATGATGTCCTCCGAGACCGCCGGTGAGCAGCGCCTGCTGGACTACGACGAGCAGGAAGCGGCGCGCGGTATCACCATCAACGCGGCCTCCGCTGCGATGGTCGTTCCTTACAAGAACCCCCAGACCGGCGCCGCCGAGCACTATCTGGTCAACCTCATCGACACTCCCGGACACGTCGACTTCGGCGGGGACGTCACCAGGGCCATGAGGGCTCTGGACGGGGTTTACATCCTGTGCTGCGCCGTCGAAGGCATCATGCCCCAGACCGAGACCGTCATCAGGCAGGCTCTGAAAGAGAGGGTCAGGCCCATGCTGTTCATCAACAAAGTGGACAGGGCCATCGTCGAGCAGCAGCTCACCCCCCAGATGATGATCGAGAAGTTCTCGAAGATCATCACCCAGTTCAACCAGAAGATCATGAACATCCTCCCTGCCCCTCTGAACAAGCAGTGGCAGGTCAGCCTCCAGGACGGGACTGTGGCCCTCGGATCCGCCTACAACAACTGGGCGGTCTCCATCCCCTATCTCCAGAGGCCCGAGCTGAAGAAGATGGGAATGAACCTCAACACGGTCTTCGAGTACTGCGCCAAGGAAGGCGGGCAGAAAGAGCTCGCCAAGCTCATCCCTCTGGCCGACGTCGCGCTGGAGATGGCGATCAACCACATCCCCTGCCCCATCGACGCCCAGAAGGTCCGTATCCCCACCATCTGGAAGGGAGACCTCAGCAGCGACCTCGGAAAGCACATGCTGAACTGCGACCCCAACGGAGAAGTCGCTATGATGGTCACCAAGATCATCATGGACAAGCAGGCAGGAGAGATCGCCATCGGAAGGTTGTTCTCCGGGACCGTGAAGAAAGGCCAGACCCTGTACATCTCCGGGATGCCCAACCCCCAGAGGGTCCAGACCGTCGCCCTGATGGTCGGAGCCGACAGGACTCCCATCGAAGAATGCAAGGCCGGGAACATCGTCGCTCTGACCGGGCTCAAGGATGCCATCGCGGGATCCACCGTCTCTTCAATCAAGGACATGGAGCCCTTCGAGAAGATGACCCACTACTCCGAGCCTGTCATCACGAAGGCCATCGAAGCGAAGAACATGGCCGACCTGCCCAAGCTGGTCGAGGTCCTCAGGGTCATCGCGAAAGCGGATCCCTCCCTGAACATCGAGATCAACAACGAGACCGGGGAGCACCTCATGTCCGGTATGGGGGAGCTGCACCTGGAGATCACCGAGTACAGGATCATCAACGAG encodes:
- a CDS encoding elongation factor EF-2, giving the protein MGRREDNAKKAVELMKDQKLIRNLGTAAHIDHGKTTFSDNLIAGAGMMSSETAGEQRLLDYDEQEAARGITINAASAAMVVPYKNPQTGAAEHYLVNLIDTPGHVDFGGDVTRAMRALDGVYILCCAVEGIMPQTETVIRQALKERVRPMLFINKVDRAIVEQQLTPQMMIEKFSKIITQFNQKIMNILPAPLNKQWQVSLQDGTVALGSAYNNWAVSIPYLQRPELKKMGMNLNTVFEYCAKEGGQKELAKLIPLADVALEMAINHIPCPIDAQKVRIPTIWKGDLSSDLGKHMLNCDPNGEVAMMVTKIIMDKQAGEIAIGRLFSGTVKKGQTLYISGMPNPQRVQTVALMVGADRTPIEECKAGNIVALTGLKDAIAGSTVSSIKDMEPFEKMTHYSEPVITKAIEAKNMADLPKLVEVLRVIAKADPSLNIEINNETGEHLMSGMGELHLEITEYRIINEQGVPIVSSPPIVVYQESVKGANPHEFEGKSPNKHNKFYFIVEPLEQSVIDAIHKGEIDSDAKIKDPKALAKQLMDLGMSDIEAKGVVGFKNTNVLIDCTKGIQYLHETMELIKQSFEEAMMRGPLAAEKVAGLKVRLMDAKLHEDTIHRGPAQIIPAVRDGIYGAMCQAGRILLEPMQRVFISVPPDYMGGAVNLINQRRGTILEMGQDGADSTVTAICPVADMFGFSGDIRGSTQGRAIWSIENAGFEKMLPDLQKKVVGEIRTRKGLNPEPYDDKYYSGL